Proteins encoded by one window of Syntrophales bacterium:
- a CDS encoding exodeoxyribonuclease III, translated as MAVFKIATYNVNSIRSRLHIVVSWLEKNRPDVFCLQETKVNDDRFPAGEFEGIGYHVVFKGKTQYNGVAVASLVKPEEVSFGLDDGGPRDEDRLIRGVFSDIPVINAYVPRSVERGLGWRVDHILATSPLADRSLNCIIVMDARRAEKPSDHTILVAEFDKGEEGNE; from the coding sequence TTGGCAGTCTTTAAGATCGCCACTTACAATGTGAACTCTATACGTTCCCGTCTCCATATAGTTGTTTCGTGGCTGGAGAAGAATCGTCCGGATGTATTCTGCTTGCAGGAAACCAAAGTGAATGACGACAGATTTCCCGCGGGGGAGTTTGAGGGGATTGGTTATCACGTTGTTTTTAAGGGGAAAACGCAATACAATGGCGTGGCCGTGGCGTCCCTTGTAAAGCCGGAAGAGGTCTCTTTCGGCCTTGATGACGGCGGCCCGAGAGATGAAGACCGCCTGATCAGGGGGGTATTTTCGGATATTCCTGTGATAAATGCCTATGTTCCCCGGTCCGTGGAAAGGGGGCTGGGTTGGCGGGTAGATCATATCCTGGCCACGTCGCCCCTTGCTGACCGTTCGCTTAACTGCATCATCGTCATGGATGCAAGACGTGCCGAAAAACCGTCTGACCATACTATCTTAGTTGCTGAATTCGACAAGGGGGAGGAAGGAAATGAATGA